DNA sequence from the Salvia splendens isolate huo1 chromosome 19, SspV2, whole genome shotgun sequence genome:
TCGGTTGATTCCCGCCGCTGTTTTTGTGCAAAGCACATCGAAACGAACCTGGATGATTCGTCGGGGAGCATAGGCACGTCCGCTTCGGAATATTCCCGCCGCCGCTCCTCTGCACGAGATTGCGCGGCGCCGCCGCGATCGAGCGGCGCGGAGATATAGATCTGTCGATTTCGAAGCGAACGGACCGCGTAGGAGGCGGAGAGAACAGGCCGTGGAGGTTGACGCGCGTCGGAGAGGCCGCACGGCGCTGGTTGAGGAAACTGGATGCAGGAGATGAGGAATAATAGCTGGTAGACGAAGCGAACGACGACGAGGTGGAGGAATTACGAATAGCGCTGGCGCGGTGGCCGGGTAAAACCGCCCCGGTCGACCTTCTAGAAGACGTAGCCATTGCTGGTGTTGTTCCTTTTCCCTTGTTTCCTCCCTGAAGAAAGGTAATGTTtctaagagagagagaggaggaaaGAGGGAATActttagtaggagtattaattttctaAAGTGCCCTGTGGCTCTTCAGTTTGGCAAACCTAGCTGGTGTGAAAGGGGTGATTTATAGTTGGGGAAGGCGATGGCACGACTGGTAAATTCGAAGCAAAGAGAGGGGTAGTGGAGGAAAAGTTTGGTCAGGAGGTGGGGTCCAGCGTTTTGGGGAATCTCATACAACGGCTGCAAACTgcctttaaattttttaaaccaCTCGAGTCGAAGGTGGAGTAGTTTCGAGCAACGAATTTCTTCAGGCGTTGCGGAATAGCTGCCACGTATTATAATGTGGGGCTGATTACGGCTTGCAAAAAGAAATGCAAAATCTATTACTCCGGTCTACCATTTTAAAAACTGCTCCGTCCGTTCTataatagtggagtcatttaTTTTTGACACAGATATTAAAAAGACAAAttatgttaagtgagttaagtaaaagaagaataaagtaagaaaggaaAAATATAGAATGgttaaaaaagaataaagtaagaaagagtaaagtaagtaagaaaaaataaaataaaagagagtaaagtaggtgagaaAAATGTGTTgtcttttattaaaaaaataataaatgactCAACTCCTTTGAAACCtaaaaaaatagcaaaatggcTCCACTGCTATGAAACAGAGagtattttaccattttgaatTATCTACTACTCGTACTCCATCATTTAGTGTACTATATTTTTTGCACCTTTGATATACTCATAGttcactataaaactaatataaaaaataggtTTTTATTCCACTTACATTCTCCCTTATTTTTTTCGCAAATTCAAGCAAATGTCTTAAATTCATGCCGAGTTAAAATGGCTTTTAAATGGAGGTCAGAGGGCTCGTAAAGATGACCCCTTTATTTTTCgcacttattttgaaaaaatgataataaatagtt
Encoded proteins:
- the LOC121780183 gene encoding uncharacterized protein LOC121780183, whose protein sequence is MATSSRRSTGAVLPGHRASAIRNSSTSSSFASSTSYYSSSPASSFLNQRRAASPTRVNLHGLFSPPPTRSVRFEIDRSISPRRSIAAAPRNLVQRSGGGNIPKRTCLCSPTNHPGSFRCALHKNSGGNQPISYSPNRLNMRRSAMTNSLVRIGTVEGDLVKRALAALIRPSSHQQRRRADFRPRRSHLSVMSNADDL